Genomic segment of Apium graveolens cultivar Ventura chromosome 7, ASM990537v1, whole genome shotgun sequence:
GGGTTGAATATCCAAAAGAGGAAGGTTCTTGATGACGGGAGTGGTTCCGGAGCTCTTGTGAATAATAGGCCGGCTGTGGATTTCGTGGTTGATGAGAGCAGATTTCTCGTGGAAATGGATGCTCTGAAGAATTTGTTGGCTAAGCTTACTATCTATGATCGTCACACAGAGATGTTTGACAATTATGCTTCTCCGGAAGATTTTGAACAGTATTCAAGAGAGGATCTCGATACATTTTTTGATGGGTTGCTACAAGATGTTTCTATGGTAAGTATTAAATATGTCTGCTTCTTTTTGGTGCATTTGTTCTTGTGTTTATTTCATGTTTTTTGTTCCAGGAAAATATGGGGATATTGGGTTGTGCTACTATTCTGATAAACTATAAGGAGAGATGCGATGCTACAAGGGATGCTGCGAAGAATTTGAAGAAGCTGCAGGCTGACTTTAAAGCTCTTCGGGAGGCTAAGGAGAAGGAAAATGGGGAGCATAAGAGAGTTTATGAAGAGGTAAAGAAATCTCGAGATGAGGCTGTTCGGCAGCTGGGTGCTCTTTATGAGGAAAATTTGAATCTGAAGAAGGAGCTTAAATCTCAACCCCGAGAAGTGGATGTTCTCAATGCCTTCCGAGGTACATGTGCTTATTATGAGATGCTCAATAATAAGATCTTTCAAAAGGTGACCATGTGTTGGAAAATAGCTTCTACCTATCTCGCAGAGAATCTGGGAGGGGATATGAACGGGTTCATTGAGCTTTACTTGGCTGAAGAGTTGCACCTTGAAAATGCTAAGAATGCTAATAAAGAAGCTCTCATGCCTTCCAGTTCCAGGAACAATCCGCCAACTTCTCCTAAATAATTACACGAAAAGAATCCACCCCCCACTGATCCTTAAAGAAAGTCTTTATTTTGCCTTAATGCTCTGTTTTATGTTTTATCGTTCCTTGATAAGGGTTTTCCTTTTTGAATAATGTTTTATTACATTTTGTATTTTGGATTGATGTAAATTTTTGGACTAGGGGCATTCTTTCCCTGGGTGGTTTATGATATTTTAGCACTTCTTGTCTTTTTGCAGTTATAGCTGCTTAATTGGCTATGTTTTGCCTTATTGTTCTTCTAGATTGTGTTAAAATCATCCTCGGGATGGGgtttaaacttaaaaagacaaaACTTTTCTAAGTATACATGGGTTGTGTTTAATTGTCCCCGGGGTAAGGGTTAAAACTTTTAAAACACGAAaatttctaagtacacatggttaGTGTTTTATTGGCCCCGTGATGGGggtttaaaatttgaaaacaagaAAAAAATTTAAGTACACATGGCTTTTGGTATATCGTCCCCGGTATGGGGTTTAAAAATTGAAAACAtgaaaattttctaagtacacatggctTATGTTTATCGTCCCCGGGATGGGGTTTAAAACTTGAAAACAtgaaaattttctaagtacatatGGCTTATGTTTAATCGTTCCCGGGATAGGGGTCAAACTTTACAATGAGAAAATTTTCCAAGTACACATGAATTATGTTTAATCATCCTCGGGATGGGGGTTAAAATTTACAATGAGTacattttctaagtacacatgtgGTTATGTTTAATAAACATAAAGAAACGAGTATGCATATGAATCTTATTGAATTAAAATAGAGCATTTCGTTACAATAAATTTCAATATTAGTTACATTTCGGAGCATAATTTTAAAATAGGAACATAATACTGCTTTAAAGTTCTTATTTGTTATATCGATGGCTCCGAGATGTGGCATCTTTGTTTACTAGTAGTATTTCCTTAGTCAAGCCCCATGCCAGGTGTTCGGGATTTCAATGTCATTTAGATATCTGAGCTTGTAGGTTCCCGGGCATATCACTTCTTTGATTTTATACGGTCCTTCTCAGTTAGGCTATAGTTTGCCTTGGTTTTTTGGGTCTGAAGCTTCAGTGTCCCGGAAAACTAAATCTCCAACTTCATACTATCTCATTTTAGCCTTCTTCCTAAAATAAAGTTTGGTTTTTCTTTATATTTTTCCATTTTTTGGACAGCCCGGTCTCTAACTTCATCGAGTAGTTTGAGGTTCATCTTGAGGCCTTCTATGTTGGAAACTTTATCAAAATAAATTACTCTATGAGATGGTGATCCGGTTTCCACTGGGATCTACCGTAGGCCAATTTTGAAGGGAATTTCTCTGGTGCATGTCCTTGGAGAGGTTCTGTATGACCACAAGACCTTGGGTATTTCATCTGGCCAACTCTTTTTGAATTCTTTCAGCCTTTTTTCAAGTCCCCAAATGACTCTTCTATTTGTTACTTCCACTTGTCTGTTTCCTTGGGGGTGTGCTACTGAGGATCTTTTGTGCCTTATCCCGAGCTCTTTGAGGTACGCTTCAAAGTCTGAGCCTATGAATTAGGGTCCGTTATTTGAGACTAAGACCACT
This window contains:
- the LOC141672350 gene encoding uncharacterized protein LOC141672350 is translated as MDALKNLLAKLTIYDRHTEMFDNYASPEDFEQYSREDLDTFFDGLLQDVSMENMGILGCATILINYKERCDATRDAAKNLKKLQADFKALREAKEKENGEHKRVYEEVKKSRDEAVRQLGALYEENLNLKKELKSQPREVDVLNAFRGTCAYYEMLNNKIFQKVTMCWKIASTYLAENLGGDMNGFIELYLAEELHLENAKNANKEALMPSSSRNNPPTSPK